TATACTCTACTAAACGATTGGCGGAGGCCATTCGTACCCATGGACATCAGGCGGTTGTGATCAATCACGCGTTGTGTCATGTAATGATCGAAGAAGAAAAACCGGTCATCCTTTACAGAAGCAAAATTATTGAAGGCATTGATGCCATTATTCCTCGCATAGGTGCTTCACTGACTGACTATGGATGCGCAGTAGTGCGGCAATTTGAAATGATGAAGGTTTTTACGACGGTCAAATCACAGGCTATCATGCGTTCCAGAAATAAACTGCGGAGCCTGCAGATCCTTTCAAAAGCCGGCGTACAAATTCCTAAAACCGTTTTTGCCAATCAGACCAAAGACATTGATAAGCTCATTGGTTTAGTAGGCGGCCCGCCGGTCATCATTAAGTTATTGGAAGGTACGCAGGGGGTGGGAGTGATGTTGGCCGAATCAGAGATGGCAGCTAAATCGACCATTGAGGCATTTTATGGCTTAAAAACTAATGTGTTGGTCCAGGAATACATTGCCGAGTCGGGCGGGGCGGATATTAGGGCCTTTGTGGTTGGCAACAAAGTTGTGGCCGCCATGAAACGTCAGGGAAAGCCGACCGAGTTTCGGTCCAATCTCCATCGGGGCGGACGTGCCACAGCCATCACGCTTACGCCGCAGGAGGAAAAAGCCGCTCTTCAGGCTGCAAAAGCGTTGGGGCTGCGCGTAGCGGGGGTGGATATGATTCAGTCGAATCGAGGCCCGATGATCATGGAAGTAAACTCTTCGCCGGGGCTGGAAGGAATTGAGAAAATTACGGGAGTCAATGTTGCCGCACTGATTGTGGCCTTTATTGAAGATAAAATTCCCGCTGACGAAAACGACACAATTGGCGTTTAAGGTAAAAATGTGTACTGTTTCGCTTTCATTTAGAAGCAGAAAAATGGAGCGTTTTCATGAGCGGTTTCTTATCTGCGGTACTCCGTTTGACACTTAACCTAGGATTAATTACTTCCTGTATGCTGGATAAAGCATCTTATAGTACCCAACCGAAATGCCTTGTGGCACTTGATTCCATAATTTTTGGTTTTGATGGTGCTCTTTTAAAAATTCTTTTGGTAAAACGCAGCCCGAATCAGCACAGTGATACATGGTCGCTGATGGGGGGCTGGTTGAATCCCAACGAAAATCTGGAACAATCAGCCGAACGTATATTGTTTGAATTAACGGGGTTGAAAGGTGTATACCTGGAGCAGCTCTATACTTTCGGCGATATTGACCGCGACCCCATTGATCGTACCGTTTCGGTAGCGTATTTTGCCCTTATCAACATTGAGCAATATGATTCCAAGATTTCGCAGGCCCATTATGCACATTGGTTCCCGGTGAGTGAAATGCCGGACGCATTGCTCTTTGATCACCGACAAATGATTGATCTGGCCATTCAAAAACTGCGCTATAAAGCTGCTTTGCATCCGCTTGGCTTTGAACTGCTGCCCGATAAATTTACCATTCCGCAATTACAAAAACTCTACGAAGCGATTTTTCAGACCACCTTCGACAAACGTAATTTCAGCCGTAAGATCCTCTCTACACACCTGCTCGTGAAGCTGAAGGAAAAGCAGAAGTCATCCAAAAAAGGGGCCTATCTGTATGAGGTCAACAAAGAAAAATACCAAACTTTCAGTAACTCTTTTCTAAACTTTGTTGCTAATCCTGAATTTTAGTGCTGACACCCAACCAAAACCAAAACGGGGCTCTCAATTAAAAGTATAAAGGTCATCTGAGTGCAGAAGATGATCAAAAAGCCGCTGAAATGGAAAGCCGTCCGGGGCCTAAAAACGGCATTTGGCCCCGGCTGCAAAAACACACCCGGCAATCAGCACTAAAACAAGAAATCCTCTTTCACCTCCCTAAAAAATGGCATTATTTATAGATCTCTGCATTTATGCAAGCAGAATAAAGCAATGATAAGGCAAGGGATTTGAACAAAATGCACCCTGTCAAACAGCCTTCCAATTTTGAGAATATATGTTTGATGCCTGTTAATACCTAAAGAGACCTTCCCCTGTTTATGTGGTGGAAAGGTTATACTTCCTGCTAAACAGTAAATACTCTGACATTAAATTTCAGTTAAAATAGTATGAGTATGAGATTAGGTATTTCAGGCGGTATAATAAAAGGGAAAAGTATCCGGAAAATAAACTGATCTATTCGAATACCGCACGTTCGGCCGGTATTTTTTCATTCCTGAATGCAGGCAGTGAACATTTTTACTTTAAGTAAAATAACTGAGTAGTTGGTGGTCTTAATTGAACAAAAGTCAGTATAAATCAGAATAAACAAAATATTACTCCAAAATTGTTACAATAAATTCATTTCAAAAAGGTAAATGATATGCCTTTTTCGATTGGTCGCAAAGCGGCAGGCTATTTTTGGGCCTCTCTGAGCGATTTCTTCCTAAATATGTTGTTCAATAATTCGTTTGCGGAGCATATTGTGTTATAAATGGCTAAAATTGTACTATTTGGTTTGCCCCAAAAAAGAGTTACTTTGCAGTAACGTATTTTCTATTTTTTTTACACTTAATTTTAAACCAACCATCACCAATGAAAAGAAAGCTACTCTATTACAAGGTGCTTGTTCTTTCGCTGATTTCAACGCTGAGTTTTGCACAGAACGTTGACGTGAAAGGCCGAGTCGCAGATGTGAAAGGTGACGCCATTTATGGGGTCAATATTGTGGTAAAAGGTTCTAATCAGGGAACCGTAACCAATGATAAAGGAGATTACAGTATCAGTGTTAAGAAGGGGGCCACGTTGACTTTCAGTTACATTGGTTTTGCCGCTAAAGAAGTAGTGGTGGGAAACAATTCCGTGATTAACGTATCGTTGACCCCACAGGACAATGTATTGAACGAAGTTGTCGTGACGGCTCTCGGTATCAAAAAAGAGAAAAAGGCACTGGGATATTCCGTTTCCGAAATTAAGGGAGAGGACCTTACTCAGGCCCGTACCAACAACATGGCCAATTCGCTTCAGGGAAAAGTGGCCGGCCTGAATATTTCAGCACCCGCGTCCGGTCCCGCAGGTTCAACTCGGATCGTTATTCGCGGAAACGGTTCTATCTCGGGTAATAATCAACCCCTCATTGTCGTAGACGGTATTCCGGTAAACAACGATAACCTCGGTAATGCGGGGATGTGGGGAGGCGGAGACCGCGGTGACG
Above is a window of Runella slithyformis DSM 19594 DNA encoding:
- the rimK gene encoding 30S ribosomal protein S6--L-glutamate ligase, encoding MKIAILSTNPKLYSTKRLAEAIRTHGHQAVVINHALCHVMIEEEKPVILYRSKIIEGIDAIIPRIGASLTDYGCAVVRQFEMMKVFTTVKSQAIMRSRNKLRSLQILSKAGVQIPKTVFANQTKDIDKLIGLVGGPPVIIKLLEGTQGVGVMLAESEMAAKSTIEAFYGLKTNVLVQEYIAESGGADIRAFVVGNKVVAAMKRQGKPTEFRSNLHRGGRATAITLTPQEEKAALQAAKALGLRVAGVDMIQSNRGPMIMEVNSSPGLEGIEKITGVNVAALIVAFIEDKIPADENDTIGV
- a CDS encoding NUDIX hydrolase; translated protein: MLDKASYSTQPKCLVALDSIIFGFDGALLKILLVKRSPNQHSDTWSLMGGWLNPNENLEQSAERILFELTGLKGVYLEQLYTFGDIDRDPIDRTVSVAYFALINIEQYDSKISQAHYAHWFPVSEMPDALLFDHRQMIDLAIQKLRYKAALHPLGFELLPDKFTIPQLQKLYEAIFQTTFDKRNFSRKILSTHLLVKLKEKQKSSKKGAYLYEVNKEKYQTFSNSFLNFVANPEF